A genomic region of Fodinisporobacter ferrooxydans contains the following coding sequences:
- a CDS encoding KamA family radical SAM protein, with protein MKMTKYITNINHILDIPEQERLMLKEVTEKYAFRVNEYYLQLINWQDPDDPIKKLIIPSINELDEYGDWDASDEESNYVAPGCQHKYQTTALLLVSEVCGAYCRYCFRKRLFQEDVTETVLDCKEGLAYIHEHPEINNVLLTGGDPLLLSTARIRNLIQSLRQMDHVRIIRFGSKLPVFDPMRIYNDKELLETFQEYSQLDRRIYVVTHVSHPREITNEALQCFDVLQKAGVIMVNQTPILRGINDDADVLAELLNRLAFAGVTPYYFFVNRPVVGNSEFVLPLKTIYQLVEQAKAKTSGLGKRVRLVLSHSSGKIEILAMEDDTAYLKYHQARNGQYGKFMVLPCPDDAAWFDDLTTNGEYLKKEWIDVEGV; from the coding sequence ATGAAGATGACCAAATATATCACAAATATCAACCACATCCTAGACATACCTGAACAAGAACGCCTCATGCTGAAGGAGGTTACCGAAAAATACGCATTTCGTGTAAATGAGTATTATTTGCAGTTGATCAACTGGCAAGATCCCGACGATCCGATTAAGAAGTTGATTATTCCTAGCATAAATGAATTGGATGAATACGGAGATTGGGATGCATCCGATGAAGAGAGTAATTATGTTGCTCCCGGCTGCCAACACAAATATCAGACAACGGCGCTTTTGCTCGTTTCCGAGGTATGTGGAGCGTATTGCAGATACTGCTTTCGCAAGCGGCTCTTTCAAGAGGATGTAACGGAAACGGTGTTGGATTGTAAAGAGGGGCTTGCGTATATTCATGAACATCCTGAAATCAACAATGTGCTGTTAACAGGTGGAGATCCTTTACTCTTATCAACAGCGCGAATCAGGAACCTGATACAGAGTTTGAGGCAAATGGACCATGTGCGGATCATTCGGTTTGGATCGAAACTGCCGGTCTTTGATCCGATGCGAATTTATAACGACAAAGAATTACTGGAAACGTTTCAGGAGTATTCTCAATTGGATCGCAGAATCTATGTTGTCACGCATGTGAGCCATCCCCGAGAGATCACAAATGAGGCTTTACAGTGTTTTGATGTTTTGCAAAAAGCCGGTGTAATTATGGTAAACCAAACCCCTATATTGCGTGGGATCAATGATGATGCGGATGTATTGGCAGAATTGTTAAATCGTCTTGCTTTTGCAGGAGTTACTCCTTACTATTTCTTTGTCAATCGTCCGGTCGTTGGCAATTCGGAATTTGTACTGCCTTTAAAGACAATATATCAACTAGTCGAACAAGCAAAAGCCAAGACATCCGGACTGGGCAAGAGAGTGCGGTTGGTTTTAAGCCATTCTTCCGGTAAAATAGAAATATTGGCGATGGAAGATGATACAGCGTATTTAAAATACCATCAAGCACGCAATGGGCAATACGGGAAGTTTATGGTATTGCCATGCCCGGATGATGCTGCGTGGTTTGACGATCTCACTACCAATGGTGAATATTTGAAAAAGGAATGGATTGATGTTGAAGGAGTTTGA
- a CDS encoding APC family permease — protein MRIKSIKKQEGLRRIFSLTDLSSLSISSVGPAFSIAAAGGVMIGYSGSFSLVAILLIALPSVLNSLIFRLLNQHFPQSGASYYWSARVLGETTSRFQGWVIILAYFTSLPPIVLPAAQYTIALIHPQWATNIWVQFIIGTFWILFAAIPLLFGAHLTARITQIFMIVEFVFLLVFATLGIGMLPYAHFSVSTGSVPISGILLTMVIATTILDGWEIDSYATEESIHPRKDPGIGGIIGAFSALGIYMLFFPLILTETPIHLLENSPDVMLAWSQKVSTHFSISNTKWILVPILASTVGSLWLTGYILIRSLFVMGRDRLIPYRFAKLNRHGVPSYATLVILLTVWLVTLLQLFISSFASFFNVILSTAGFFLTLEFMLDSLTATIFLWQKHDENRAHTLKPHSHFWMRIGSLFTTVYLSAVIVGFLILSPKIISPWIDRVILVLILFGFVFVIFPRKVRPTIHIFEFEEIDVSLAKTSHLPGE, from the coding sequence TTGAGAATCAAGTCGATAAAAAAACAAGAAGGTCTGCGACGTATTTTTTCGTTAACGGATTTGAGTAGTCTTTCAATTTCCAGCGTTGGCCCCGCGTTCAGTATTGCAGCTGCGGGTGGTGTCATGATAGGGTATAGCGGTTCATTTAGCTTGGTTGCCATTCTTCTCATAGCATTGCCTTCAGTACTTAATTCGTTGATTTTTCGATTATTGAATCAACACTTTCCGCAATCAGGGGCATCCTATTATTGGTCTGCTAGGGTTTTAGGCGAAACGACTTCACGTTTTCAGGGATGGGTTATTATCTTGGCATATTTTACTTCTCTCCCACCCATTGTACTTCCAGCAGCACAATACACGATTGCCTTGATACATCCACAATGGGCAACGAATATTTGGGTGCAGTTTATAATTGGTACATTTTGGATTTTATTTGCTGCTATCCCACTTTTATTTGGTGCACATTTGACTGCTCGTATTACCCAAATCTTCATGATTGTTGAATTCGTTTTCCTTCTTGTATTTGCTACACTAGGTATTGGAATGTTACCGTACGCGCATTTTTCTGTTTCGACTGGGTCAGTTCCTATATCAGGGATTTTGCTCACAATGGTAATTGCTACAACGATCCTTGATGGTTGGGAAATTGACAGCTATGCAACAGAAGAATCGATTCATCCGAGAAAGGATCCAGGAATCGGAGGGATTATAGGAGCTTTTTCGGCGCTCGGCATTTACATGCTCTTTTTTCCATTGATTTTGACGGAAACCCCAATTCATTTGTTGGAAAATTCCCCAGATGTCATGTTGGCATGGTCACAAAAAGTATCCACTCATTTTTCTATTTCCAATACCAAGTGGATCCTTGTTCCAATTTTAGCTTCGACTGTTGGCTCCCTTTGGTTAACCGGATACATATTGATTCGGAGCTTGTTTGTGATGGGGAGGGATCGCTTGATTCCGTATCGGTTTGCCAAATTGAACCGGCACGGTGTACCATCCTATGCGACACTTGTTATTTTACTCACTGTTTGGCTCGTCACACTATTACAATTGTTCATAAGCTCGTTTGCCTCATTTTTTAACGTGATTTTATCAACCGCCGGTTTCTTTTTGACACTTGAGTTTATGCTCGACAGCTTGACCGCAACGATTTTTCTGTGGCAGAAACATGACGAGAATAGAGCTCATACATTGAAACCTCATTCTCATTTCTGGATGCGCATTGGTTCATTATTTACGACTGTGTATTTATCGGCTGTTATCGTTGGTTTTTTGATTTTAAGCCCGAAGATTATTTCTCCATGGATAGACAGAGTAATTCTCGTTTTGATTCTATTTGGATTCGTCTTTGTCATATTTCCGCGGAAAGTTCGTCCAACCATTCATATTTTTGAGTTTGAAGAAATCGATGTTTCCCTTGCCAAAACATCTCATCTTCCAGGAGAATAA
- a CDS encoding cytochrome c biogenesis CcdA family protein produces the protein MAMSTANPSIWLAFLAGLLSFVSPCCLPLYPSYISYISGISFQTDCQFITSDIRRRALFHSLFFVLGFSIIFIALGMSANFVGTLFSQNRILISQIGGVIVVAMGLFMLGFLKIDFLMKEKKWMIPSKPASYLGAILVGISFAAGWTPCIGPILASVLILAASQPVSGMTLMFFYILGFAIPFLILAYSLGSTKWLRKYSGSISKIGGAIMILMGILLYFNRMPLITSWLIKLYGGFTGF, from the coding sequence ATGGCTATGAGTACTGCGAATCCTTCGATTTGGCTCGCCTTTTTAGCTGGTCTTTTGTCATTTGTCTCACCTTGTTGTTTGCCCCTTTATCCTTCCTATATCTCTTACATTTCAGGTATATCGTTTCAGACAGATTGTCAGTTCATCACTTCGGATATCCGGCGCAGAGCCCTTTTTCATTCATTATTTTTTGTTCTTGGATTTTCGATTATTTTTATTGCGTTAGGGATGTCTGCCAATTTTGTGGGTACATTATTTTCCCAAAATCGAATCCTAATCAGCCAAATAGGCGGTGTTATCGTCGTAGCTATGGGACTCTTCATGTTAGGTTTTTTGAAAATTGACTTTTTAATGAAAGAAAAGAAATGGATGATCCCATCCAAACCAGCAAGTTATCTTGGAGCTATCCTTGTCGGTATTAGCTTTGCAGCTGGTTGGACTCCTTGTATTGGCCCTATTCTCGCATCCGTATTGATTTTGGCTGCTTCCCAACCCGTGAGTGGAATGACATTGATGTTCTTTTACATACTTGGTTTTGCGATTCCATTTTTAATTCTTGCCTATTCACTTGGTTCCACCAAATGGTTAAGAAAATACTCAGGCAGTATCAGCAAAATCGGTGGAGCGATTATGATCCTGATGGGAATACTGCTTTATTTTAATAGAATGCCTTTAATTACTTCTTGGTTAATCAAACTGTATGGGGGCTTTACGGGATTTTGA
- a CDS encoding SHOCT domain-containing protein has protein sequence MGGYGYGFGGFGLGWIWMLLPLLLIVGVVYFIIKGTKSDKAEAEFQSVAILKERFARGEISEEEYKRMKNILGK, from the coding sequence ATGGGTGGATATGGATATGGATTTGGCGGGTTTGGATTGGGATGGATCTGGATGTTACTTCCACTGCTTCTGATAGTGGGCGTTGTTTATTTCATAATAAAAGGAACAAAAAGCGATAAAGCCGAGGCAGAGTTTCAATCCGTGGCAATTTTGAAAGAGCGCTTTGCCAGAGGTGAGATTTCAGAAGAAGAATACAAACGTATGAAGAATATTTTAGGGAAATAA
- a CDS encoding helix-turn-helix domain-containing protein — translation MRISYKYRLYPTKEQQAKILYILERCRLLYNRLLEERILAYKETGKTLNYYDQANTFNERKQHIPTLKQMHSQVLQDVARCCKMLQDVARCCKTTG, via the coding sequence ATGCGGATTTCCTACAAATACCGCCTGTATCCAACTAAAGAACAACAAGCCAAGATTCTATACATTTTGGAACGTTGCCGACTCCTGTACAATCGATTGCTGGAAGAACGAATTCTTGCGTACAAAGAAACAGGCAAAACTCTCAACTACTACGACCAAGCAAATACCTTTAATGAACGCAAACAACACATTCCGACGCTCAAACAAATGCATTCGCAAGTGTTGCAAGATGTTGCAAGATGTTGCAAGATGTTGCAAGATGTTGCAAGATGTTGCAAAACGACTGGATAA
- a CDS encoding metal-sensitive transcriptional regulator, which translates to MENTIELQGSTRKSHHSDKVKTNLVNRLNRIEGQIRGVKGMIEKDVYCDDILNQVSAIQSALNAVGKLLLEGHMKSCVIERIQQGDNEVIDELLATMNKLIK; encoded by the coding sequence ATGGAGAATACGATCGAATTGCAAGGCTCAACAAGAAAAAGTCACCATTCCGATAAGGTCAAAACCAATCTGGTGAATCGCTTAAATCGGATTGAAGGTCAAATTCGCGGCGTAAAGGGTATGATTGAAAAAGATGTTTATTGTGATGATATTTTAAACCAAGTTTCAGCCATTCAATCGGCTCTCAATGCGGTGGGCAAACTCCTGTTGGAAGGCCATATGAAATCATGCGTAATCGAGCGGATTCAGCAAGGAGACAATGAAGTCATCGATGAATTGTTAGCAACAATGAATAAACTAATAAAATAA
- a CDS encoding DUF4396 domain-containing protein encodes MELIASLWALLSVFCVVWLVDDLRRQPEIMNMMKVAWILITFYLGPIGLIIYVTSCREPEPGTHESFVAPMWKQAVGSLIHCVAGDALGIVAASVVTAELGTPMYVDMIVEYVIGFLVGWLLFQTIPIMHMNKISFQEAIQTGFLAEFLSLTFMVMGMFPAMYYLMNVWSVMSPWSPGFWFVMSISILIGSIIAYPINWWMVSKGMKHGMGSSHVMGHGGTHSTHSMQHEQSDD; translated from the coding sequence ATGGAACTCATCGCTTCCTTGTGGGCACTGCTTTCGGTTTTTTGTGTAGTTTGGTTAGTGGATGATTTACGTCGTCAACCGGAAATTATGAATATGATGAAGGTGGCCTGGATACTGATTACCTTTTATTTAGGCCCCATTGGGCTTATCATTTATGTAACAAGTTGCAGGGAGCCAGAACCAGGCACCCACGAATCATTCGTTGCACCTATGTGGAAGCAAGCGGTTGGGTCGTTGATCCATTGTGTTGCCGGAGATGCTTTAGGTATTGTTGCGGCTTCAGTTGTGACCGCCGAACTTGGCACACCGATGTATGTAGATATGATTGTGGAGTATGTAATTGGTTTTTTGGTGGGGTGGCTTCTCTTTCAAACCATTCCTATTATGCACATGAACAAGATTTCTTTTCAGGAAGCCATTCAAACCGGTTTTTTGGCAGAATTTCTGTCGCTTACTTTCATGGTGATGGGGATGTTCCCAGCGATGTATTACTTGATGAATGTATGGTCAGTTATGTCTCCATGGTCACCGGGATTTTGGTTTGTCATGTCCATCAGTATATTGATTGGTTCGATCATTGCATATCCAATCAATTGGTGGATGGTTAGTAAAGGAATGAAGCATGGAATGGGCAGTTCCCATGTAATGGGGCATGGGGGAACCCATTCCACCCATTCTATGCAGCATGAACAATCGGATGATTGA
- a CDS encoding sensor histidine kinase: MFKQTRIRLILLNSIVFFIILNGFGATTYFYMKHRMYNQGDMMMRSFASHLKQIHFRDLFYPKSGERGIDRRYSYIFWNDKGQVLLQLPSNSIYPEDIRKLKSKLGKSTIQTVDLSSQTYRLFTIHFNQEDRLDMPLSHINAVQIIENIEPLEEMFDSLLIVILVSGSISIGVAFFIGLFLANRALIPIQRSWNKQQQFAADASHELRTPLTVIKLYLERLFRHPDHTIEQESEHIANIIGETRRMHKLIEELLLLARTDSNRLQIMIQTVYLDDILKRVVQDFQEMSRMKDIQIYTSIESPIKINGDKERLHQMFVILLDNALKYTKVGGHVTVSCEHIGATAKIVIKDNGIGIPKDDLPYIFDCFFRGDKARNRTSEGTGLGLSIARWVIENHGGKVRVESEVGIGTSFFINLPLKLKLS, encoded by the coding sequence ATGTTTAAACAAACTCGGATTCGGCTGATACTATTAAATTCCATTGTTTTTTTTATCATATTAAATGGTTTTGGTGCTACAACTTATTTTTATATGAAACATCGAATGTATAATCAAGGTGATATGATGATGCGTTCTTTCGCTTCGCATTTGAAACAAATACATTTCAGAGATCTATTTTATCCAAAGAGCGGGGAAAGGGGTATCGATCGCAGATATTCCTATATTTTTTGGAATGATAAAGGACAAGTTCTATTACAACTCCCATCAAATTCTATATACCCAGAAGATATTCGTAAACTAAAATCAAAATTGGGTAAATCAACTATTCAAACTGTAGATCTAAGTTCGCAAACGTATCGTTTATTTACTATCCATTTCAATCAAGAGGATCGCCTTGATATGCCACTCTCCCATATAAATGCCGTTCAAATTATTGAGAATATCGAGCCTTTAGAGGAAATGTTTGATAGCTTACTCATTGTTATCTTGGTTAGCGGAAGTATCAGTATAGGGGTTGCATTTTTTATAGGGTTGTTTTTAGCTAACAGGGCTTTAATTCCTATACAACGCTCTTGGAACAAACAGCAACAATTTGCTGCAGATGCTTCTCATGAATTACGTACACCACTCACAGTGATAAAATTATACTTGGAACGGTTGTTTCGTCATCCAGATCATACAATTGAACAAGAAAGTGAACATATTGCAAACATCATTGGGGAAACAAGGCGTATGCATAAACTAATTGAAGAACTATTGCTTCTTGCTCGAACCGATTCGAACCGATTACAAATCATGATACAAACAGTGTATTTAGATGACATTTTGAAACGAGTGGTTCAAGACTTTCAAGAAATGTCAAGGATGAAGGATATTCAAATTTATACCTCAATCGAGAGTCCCATTAAAATTAACGGAGACAAGGAACGCCTTCACCAAATGTTTGTTATTTTGTTGGACAACGCTTTAAAATACACAAAAGTTGGAGGACATGTTACAGTTTCATGCGAACATATTGGAGCAACTGCCAAAATTGTAATCAAAGATAATGGAATTGGAATCCCAAAAGATGATTTACCATATATATTTGATTGCTTTTTTAGGGGAGATAAAGCACGAAATCGAACTTCTGAAGGAACAGGTCTAGGTTTGTCTATCGCTCGTTGGGTTATAGAAAATCATGGCGGAAAAGTTCGAGTAGAGAGCGAAGTGGGAATTGGAACTAGTTTTTTCATTAACCTACCATTAAAATTAAAACTAAGCTAA
- a CDS encoding Fur family transcriptional regulator: protein MDIDSVKELLHQNNFRITYERELVLDTFLKTEKIVTPAQLFELVQRKHVRVGLTTVYRLLEVLTKLDLTTPFLVNGEIYYTFCTHQHHHHFICLHCRRVQDVFECLPFQNISRYGTMTSHKIDLFGYCVTCEREPSQEVKH from the coding sequence ATGGATATAGATTCTGTAAAGGAGTTACTTCACCAAAACAACTTTCGAATCACATATGAGCGGGAATTAGTACTGGATACATTTTTGAAGACTGAGAAAATTGTGACCCCTGCACAACTTTTTGAACTGGTTCAGCGGAAACATGTACGTGTCGGGCTTACCACAGTGTATCGATTGTTGGAAGTCCTTACAAAACTAGATCTTACAACGCCTTTTTTGGTAAATGGAGAGATTTATTACACGTTTTGCACGCATCAACATCATCATCATTTTATCTGCTTGCACTGCCGCAGGGTACAGGATGTGTTTGAATGTCTGCCGTTTCAAAATATTTCACGATATGGAACGATGACAAGTCACAAAATCGATTTATTTGGATATTGCGTAACATGTGAACGTGAACCATCACAAGAGGTGAAACATTGA
- a CDS encoding C40 family peptidase: MLKKSKLLAFGTPMAVVMAASIASPAFANSDMPQYIATNTGWVSYHRQPSVSSPVVGRLELGEKAPLVKKVNNWWYDIRVGGKDVYITTNPKYSKVVSGSVSPALTTNPVVQQAQPPATQPSQQSLTLTQQQQKVLEIAKSQIGVKWVYGKQIPGVAFDCSNFTSWVYKTAVGIKFSSSSRQQRYDTNIGRQVILDPNDKFKNLQVGDLLFFTNPADPGDGSINQSTSGGGGHLGMYAGEINGKHYIIQEGGGRGKVTYEPMEGTWFAKNLVYAKQILN, translated from the coding sequence GTGTTAAAAAAAAGTAAATTGCTAGCTTTTGGTACACCTATGGCGGTTGTAATGGCTGCTTCAATTGCAAGCCCGGCATTTGCCAATTCTGACATGCCACAATACATAGCAACGAATACTGGATGGGTTTCCTATCACAGACAACCAAGTGTATCGAGTCCAGTCGTTGGACGATTGGAACTGGGTGAAAAAGCACCATTAGTCAAGAAAGTAAATAATTGGTGGTATGACATAAGAGTAGGCGGAAAAGATGTTTATATCACAACAAACCCGAAATATTCAAAGGTAGTTAGTGGATCTGTATCACCAGCACTCACAACAAATCCTGTCGTTCAGCAAGCCCAACCTCCAGCAACACAGCCTTCCCAACAATCCCTAACGCTGACCCAACAGCAGCAAAAAGTATTGGAGATAGCAAAATCTCAAATTGGCGTTAAGTGGGTATATGGAAAGCAGATCCCTGGTGTAGCTTTTGACTGCTCAAATTTTACCTCATGGGTTTATAAAACTGCTGTGGGAATTAAGTTCTCTTCCTCCAGTCGCCAACAACGATACGATACAAACATTGGCAGACAGGTCATTCTCGATCCAAACGACAAGTTTAAAAATCTGCAAGTCGGCGATTTGTTATTTTTCACGAACCCTGCTGACCCCGGGGATGGCTCCATCAATCAGTCAACGAGCGGCGGTGGCGGACATCTCGGTATGTACGCTGGCGAAATAAATGGGAAACATTATATTATTCAAGAAGGTGGCGGACGAGGTAAAGTTACATACGAACCAATGGAAGGTACTTGGTTTGCGAAAAACTTAGTATATGCAAAACAAATATTGAACTAA
- a CDS encoding SHOCT domain-containing protein produces MIIPLLLVVGVVYFITKGIKNDKAETEFQTVTILKERFARGEISEEEYRRMRNILGE; encoded by the coding sequence ATGATAATTCCACTTCTGCTGGTTGTGGGAGTTGTTTATTTCATTACAAAAGGGATAAAAAACGATAAAGCCGAGACAGAGTTTCAAACTGTGACAATTCTGAAAGAGCGATTTGCCAGAGGTGAGATTTCAGAAGAAGAATACAGACGTATGAGGAATATTTTAGGGGAATAA
- a CDS encoding four-helix bundle copper-binding protein, whose amino-acid sequence MDHPMYMVTHQMHSGLLKTLQDCSIMCEHTLTIMQGAPDYQARTTQRLLLHDCTDICGLCAKFFTRHSMYSKSLCQLCAYVCEACGNECMKFPDRESQMCGQMCLACAQECRAFAMA is encoded by the coding sequence ATGGATCATCCAATGTACATGGTAACTCATCAAATGCATTCGGGGTTATTAAAAACGCTTCAGGACTGTTCGATCATGTGCGAGCATACATTGACTATTATGCAAGGTGCACCAGATTATCAGGCAAGAACCACTCAGCGTCTTTTGTTGCATGATTGTACAGATATTTGCGGCTTATGCGCCAAGTTTTTTACACGTCATAGCATGTATTCAAAATCTTTATGTCAGTTGTGTGCATACGTCTGTGAAGCGTGCGGAAATGAATGTATGAAATTCCCTGATCGAGAATCACAAATGTGTGGGCAAATGTGTTTGGCTTGCGCACAAGAATGCCGAGCTTTTGCGATGGCTTAA
- a CDS encoding multicopper oxidase family protein — protein sequence MSGITKKNFKFFITAVVVLVLVGSGWGIWKGSFFSAQRADASVNPVTPNVPIAKYEMKNGVKVFHLTAEQVKQEVSKGVFVNAWGYNGSTPGPTIVVNEGDKIQVVVDNKLPGPTTVHWHGLIVPNNMDGVPGAEPSPVIEPGKSFTYEFTVKQVGTFMYHSHYQPSKDEMMGLDGMFISLPKNGDTVNGKPVNRDYSILLQEWQLQKPGSANGMDMSQFGEGQVPVGTYDVNPEGMSWNTFTLNGKQFPSTDPMEVKQGDKVLVRLANLSMQSHPMHLHGHNFKVVAKDGNPLPVSAQYMANTINIAPGETYDIEFTADNPGTWVFHCHLPHHTAGLNGKDGGMLTAFHYQGTPWPPAFTAKTNASDTTSNMNNTNQSSDTMQMSGSSSNTMNMPSK from the coding sequence ATGTCAGGAATCACGAAAAAGAATTTCAAATTTTTCATTACGGCAGTCGTCGTACTGGTGTTGGTCGGATCCGGATGGGGAATATGGAAAGGTTCCTTCTTTTCCGCTCAGCGTGCAGATGCATCCGTCAATCCTGTTACACCGAATGTTCCCATAGCAAAATATGAAATGAAAAACGGTGTGAAAGTTTTTCATCTGACGGCGGAACAAGTGAAACAAGAAGTGTCAAAAGGAGTGTTCGTCAATGCCTGGGGATACAATGGGAGTACTCCTGGTCCCACCATTGTCGTTAATGAAGGTGATAAAATACAGGTTGTCGTCGACAACAAGTTGCCAGGGCCGACAACGGTACATTGGCATGGATTGATTGTTCCGAACAACATGGATGGTGTTCCAGGTGCGGAACCCAGTCCGGTCATCGAGCCCGGCAAAAGTTTTACGTATGAATTTACGGTAAAGCAGGTCGGTACATTCATGTACCATTCCCATTACCAGCCATCCAAAGATGAAATGATGGGATTGGATGGCATGTTTATTTCTCTACCGAAAAATGGCGATACAGTCAACGGAAAACCGGTAAACCGCGACTACTCGATTCTGCTGCAGGAATGGCAATTGCAAAAACCAGGTTCCGCCAATGGAATGGATATGAGTCAATTTGGTGAAGGACAAGTACCAGTAGGCACATATGATGTAAACCCGGAAGGTATGAGTTGGAATACGTTTACGTTGAATGGGAAGCAGTTTCCTTCGACAGATCCAATGGAAGTGAAACAAGGGGACAAAGTTTTGGTCAGATTGGCCAACTTGAGTATGCAGAGCCATCCTATGCATTTGCACGGACACAACTTTAAAGTGGTTGCAAAAGACGGCAATCCATTGCCGGTGTCTGCGCAATATATGGCAAACACAATCAATATCGCACCGGGAGAAACCTACGATATCGAATTTACCGCAGACAATCCGGGTACATGGGTATTCCATTGCCATTTGCCGCATCATACGGCTGGCTTGAATGGCAAGGATGGCGGTATGCTAACAGCTTTCCACTATCAAGGCACACCATGGCCGCCGGCGTTTACGGCTAAAACAAATGCAAGCGATACTACAAGCAACATGAATAATACGAATCAATCATCCGATACGATGCAAATGTCCGGTTCTTCATCAAATACCATGAATATGCCAAGCAAATAA
- a CDS encoding copper ion binding protein, producing the protein MQQVVLHVEGMSCNHCVNAIEGALKKAGATGKVSLENKTVAVEFDASKVTLDAIKEAIEDQGYDVAES; encoded by the coding sequence ATGCAACAAGTCGTATTACATGTTGAAGGCATGTCCTGTAATCATTGTGTCAATGCAATTGAAGGCGCATTAAAAAAAGCCGGAGCAACAGGCAAGGTCAGTTTGGAAAACAAAACGGTTGCTGTTGAATTCGATGCATCCAAAGTCACTTTGGATGCAATAAAAGAAGCAATTGAAGATCAAGGATATGATGTTGCTGAATCATAA